TGGCCGGTGAGCCAGGGCTAATACCCGAAGTCCTAGCTTGGCGAGCTCCTCCATGTTTTGGTAAATTTTCTCACGGTGGTCTTCGGTCATGGGCACAGGGGTAGATGAGCCTTGATCCCAAATAACAGAGGTGCACGATTCGACGACGCGCTCGACCGCACCCTTGGTAAACACCATGGTGTGGTCTTCTTTGTCCTCACAGGCTCCTCTTTTGCTGAAGATCACAGACATTTTCTTTACCGTCGAGTCGAATGGGAACTCGGCCTTTTGATGCCACACCGCACCTTCGCCCTTGGTCCAGCGGTCTCGGTTCCAGTTGAATCTTGACGCAAAAACTTGGATGGCAATTTCAGTAGGTTCGCCGCGAGCGCTCCATTCGCCCTCCTCGGACTTGAACACGTGGGAAAGGTTGGCCATGGAAGCGACATCCAGAAAGTCCTCGAGCTGGCGATTCTCCGAAACTAGATCTTCGATATTCGGCGCAGCGGcaccttccttctcctcgtcgaaTTCCAAGGGAGCCACAGGTGTGAATGTAATGTCCCCAACAGTAGGATTGAAAGGCTCGTTGGACGTGCCGACAGAATATATGCCTCGGGATGGGATCCATGCCTTTTTGACAACCATCTTGCCCTGAGTCAATGTACCGGTCTTGTCGGAACAAATGTCGGTGACGGCACCAAGTGCTTCCAGGGAGTCCAGTTTTCGGACAATAACATTCCGCTCGACCATGCGCTTGGTGCCAACGGCCATCGTGATCGTAAGGACGACCACAAGACAAGCCGGAATCATACTGATACCCGTTGCAACTGCGTACATGATAACctcattgttgctgctgaagtAGTTTGCAGCCATACAGACAATGGCGAATAGAACGGCGATTCCAAATAGTAAACAGGCCAGTTTTGACAGCTTCCTTTGCAGGGGCGTGCCAATATTAACACCAAGAAAGCGGCCCACGGCATCCGTCCCAGTAAGAGTCCAGGCCTCGAGATACCACCGTTTCTTAGTCTCGCCTTCGGGCCCACGCCTGACGGGCCGTCGTTTGTTGTCACTGGCCCGTAGTGCAAGGGCAATAGATCCGATTTCAGTGGACATGCCTGTACCAACAACCACACCACGAGCCCGACCACGGGTGACCGTACTCGAGCTATAAGCGATATTCAGACGGTCACCAGGGCCGGTATCCTCTTTGAAGGTGGAGTCACATTCCTTCTGGACGGGAAGAGACTCGCCGGTCAGGAGAGCCTCGTCGGTTTCGAAGTTGACTGCTTCAACCAGACTGCGATGATCAGAAAAGGTCATCAATCTGTCAAGGGTTGCAAAGGAAGCAGTTGCAGTatgggaggagaggaggctTACCGAATATCTGCTGGGACAGTGTCTCCCGTCCTCAGCTCTACCATGTCACCCGGTACGATATCATGCGAAGGCACCGAGAACGTCTGGCCACCTCTGGAGACAGTGCCTGTAGGCGATGATAACGAATGCAACGATTCCATGGTTTTTTCCGCGGCGTACTCTTGGAAAAAACCAACAACGATGTTGAGGACAATCACAGCACAGATCACTCCGCCTTCAATCCACGACTGAATTCCGAAACTGACCGCCATAGCCAGAATCAGCACCTGCAGGAGACGAATTGGATCAGATTCGATGAGTTCTCAACACGATGGGGGATATATCAGGAAGGATAGTGGGCCGCTTAACTAGCATCATTGCGTTGGCCACCTGGCGCACGAGAATCTTGACCACCGAGacgccttcgccttcctccAGTTTATTGGGACCATATTCCTGGAGACGACGGCTGGCTTCCTCGGGGTTCAATCCCTCGTCCAGCGCAGTGCCGAGCGCCTTTATCACCGCTTCATAAGTCAGTGAgtgggctggctggctgagggGCGCACCCGCCCCGTGGGGGTTGTCGGGTGCCCCGTGGGGAGAGATGTTAGGTTTCTCGTCTGCCATTGTAGTATTCGACTGTCGctgggatgagctgggatgagctgggatgagctggtcCGTCGAAACCCTGGCTGAATGTTTGTGCACGCAGAGGGGTGACGGAGGCGGGGGGTTTTAAGGCCCCTCGCCAACACAAGAGCTTCTCGCTCCACGGGTCACTGTGGGGAACGCGGCCTCCGATTCTCGCCTTGGCGTgttgccactgccagccGCCATTGGGAGAGGTAAAACAGGGCCTTGGCGCCAAGTCTCTAGACCGGACCCGGAAGTTTCGACCCGAACGCAGACAGTCGCAGAGTCGCGCGCGGATACTCTTTTCACGACGGATCAGCAGGCAAACCGGTTGGGGGCGAGACGATTCATGCAGCCAAGAATGTGAGGGTACGCCAAGGCTGAGTCTTCACCGACACGGACAATTTGGGTTCTCCCAACCCTCCATGATATCCCCGCCGTCTCTCCGGGCGCGTCAGCCTTACAGGGCGAGGTGGTGGACCTGGCTTTTGCAAAGAAACCAAAAGCGATATTGGGTGGAAAGCGAACGGCCCGAAACTTCCAGTGAATTTCCTGAAGGGGTTCACTAATAAACAAGAAGTTACTGGATTGAGAGTGTTGAATGAGTGCTCCGCAGTGATCGTCCCCGAGTCATGGACTGCAACCCCGGACAATGGATTGGATCACATCTTGCCTCTTCTGTAACATCGAGGGAGCACTTCGCCCAAAATCTGAGTTTATCAGGGGCCTTCCCCTCGCCAGAGATACCCACATGAACTTCTCAAGGAGATGTGATTTGCACTTCTCGACCCAGCAAACAGCCTAACAAAGCCCATCGGCTTATGTGTCTCCCCACCCGAGTCTTGGAGAGGATAGGTCTCAAGCAAAGGGAGCCAATCAAAGACGCAAGGGCATCTCTGCTCCCATGCTGAAAGATAAGCGATGTGTCTTGGCGAGTCTGGgcagctccggctccagTCGCCCAAATCACGTGTTATCGCCAAGTGTTTGCTTGACGTCTTTCCGCATTCGCCAAGTTGTTCATTCCTTGGCGCTTCCTCAGGCATCGTTATTTAAGGAGGGGCAACCGTACAGTCAATCAGTAAATTCTGGATGCAACGGCTTTCCAGCATCTTGAAACCATCTTCATATCATCTCCCATCGAATTCGTTTCGTATCCAAATGAGCCTCCGCTACGCATATCACGTTAATAACCTGGGATGCCTCACCGTTTCCAGCCACTCATCCAGCGACTGCGCAAACAAACAGCTTCTTTGACACATACCGGAGGCATAGAGATCGAAGGGGAGGACAGTCGCCTACTCTCCACGGATGATCGAGCCCCCAACGATGAGATGCCCTGTCTTATACGCGGATTTCCATCTCCCCCGGGCAGGCCAAATGACCAGACCAAACAAGATAGATTTGTCCGGATAGATGGTGGTGGCCATGGACATTATCTAAGCCCCCGGAAGTTGAGAACGCACCTTTGCCCAAACACCCGTCTTTTCCACTGGATAGGACTTGGAGGCAAGGGCAAGCGTTTGAACGGCTCCAGAGCGCTACAGACCGAATGGGAACAGTGGACCGAGAGCGGTAAGATGGCCGCCGTCACCCAGAAATACGGGGAGATCGAGACTGTTGCTGGGCTTGGGACCCATGCGCTTGTATTGTTGTCGCATAAAGTACAGGCCTGCAATCCCCATCTAGATCAGTACTATGCTGTGAAGATCTTCCGTCGCGGATCCAAACAAACCGGGCTCGACTATCAGAGGCGAGTGAGCTCAGAATACTCCATCACATCATCCTTGCACCATCGGAATGTTATCGAGACCTTCGAGCTCCCCCCCCTGGGTTACGACGATCTTTGCGAGTGTATGGAGTACTGCTCCGGTGGAGATTTACATTCACTTATTGTTGCGTCACGACGGCTGTgcgaagaggaggcagaCTGTTTCATGAAGCAGCTGATGCGCGGGATCCTCTATCTCCATGAGATGGGGATTGCTCACCGTGATTTGAAGCCGGAAAACCTTCTCCTTACGGGCCGCGGTTGCCTTAAAATCTCCGATTTTGGCAACGCAGAGTGCTTCCGCCTCGCCTGGGAAGACCAAGTTCACCTGTCTACCACTCGCTGTGGCTCAGCGCCGTATATCTCCCCGGAGCAGTATCTCCCGCAGCCTCTTGATCCCAGACTTGCTGACGTTTGGGCCGCCGCTCTTGTTTATATCGCCATGAGAGCTGGGAGAAACCCGTGGAAGTCGGCAACCGTCAAGGATGAATGCTTTCGAGACTACATGGAAGATTGCAAAGTTGGCCGACATTATTTTCTTATCAAGGACATATCCCATGTCAGGTTATCACTTTCCTTGGTGTCGTTGTTTAGCCGGCTAATTCCATTTCTCACAGGGACAAAGCCGTGGAGTTCTGAACTCCATGCTCAGCATCGATCCCGCGCATCGGCCAGGAGCGGCCGAGGTCCTCTCTTCTCAGTGGCACCAGGCGATCCGTTGTTGTCAGGCTCCCAACTCCGAACCTCCTTCTTGAGGACTCGGCTTGTATCGTGTAATGTTATTCTCAGTATGGCGTAGTTCTGACTTTTAACAAGCTTGGGAGTGGGGCCCAGAATCGGAGAGTTTTCTAATGTGTTCGAGCCGATGCATGTCACATCGGAGACTATAGAACAaaactatagttaataataataattttctATAAGAACGAGTATGGAGGACTAGAGCTATTACTGTTATTGACTCTCCTCTTTCTGTATCCTTAAccagacatgcacaaccggCCCCGGAATCCTTCCCTTCTGGTTGAATACTACTCCTCTCGATAAATTATCTATCAGTTCatgttatataaatatagtgTCCTCCACCTCCCGGCAATGCTAATTCATAACAACTATAATTTTCGAGCCCACATCAATTCGTCGGAAACGTAGAAtatccccagctcctccctcCAGTACTTAACTGTGTATCCACACCCTCCTTGCCACTGCTTTCATAGACCGTGATAGTAAATACCATCTGCACTCTATACCTCAGGTGAATACAAACAGGGTCACCGT
Above is a window of Aspergillus puulaauensis MK2 DNA, chromosome 2, nearly complete sequence DNA encoding:
- a CDS encoding uncharacterized protein (COG:P;~EggNog:ENOG410PFD7;~InterPro:IPR018303,IPR023298,IPR023299,IPR001757, IPR004014,IPR006414,IPR008250;~PFAM:PF13246,PF00122,PF00690;~TransMembrane:4 (i81-99o105-126i303-324o330-356i);~go_component: GO:0016021 - integral component of membrane [Evidence IEA];~go_function: GO:0000166 - nucleotide binding [Evidence IEA];~go_function: GO:0019829 - ATPase-coupled cation transmembrane transporter activity [Evidence IEA];~go_process: GO:0006812 - cation transport [Evidence IEA]), producing MADEKPNISPHGAPDNPHGAGAPLSQPAHSLTYEAVIKALGTALDEGLNPEEASRRLQEYGPNKLEEGEGVSVVKILVRQVANAMMLVLILAMAVSFGIQSWIEGGVICAVIVLNIVVGFFQEYAAEKTMESLHSLSSPTGTVSRGGQTFSVPSHDIVPGDMVELRTGDTVPADIRLVEAVNFETDEALLTGESLPVQKECDSTFKEDTGPGDRLNIAYSSSTVTRGRARGVVVGTGMSTEIGSIALALRASDNKRRPVRRGPEGETKKRWYLEAWTLTGTDAVGRFLGVNIGTPLQRKLSKLACLLFGIAVLFAIVCMAANYFSSNNEVIMYAVATGISMIPACLVVVLTITMAVGTKRMVERNVIVRKLDSLEALGAVTDICSDKTGTLTQGKMVVKKAWIPSRGIYSVGTSNEPFNPTVGDITFTPVAPLEFDEEKEGAAAPNIEDLVSENRQLEDFLDVASMANLSHVFKSEEGEWSARGEPTEIAIQVFASRFNWNRDRWTKGEGAVWHQKAEFPFDSTVKKMSVIFSKRGACEDKEDHTMVFTKGAVERVVESCTSVIWDQGSSTPVPMTEDHREKIYQNMEELAKLGLRVLALAHRPCTDKLQSLEGADPERDDVEKDLCFLGLIGLYDPPRPETAD
- the SAT4_1 gene encoding serine/threonine-protein kinase HAL4/sat4 (COG:T;~EggNog:ENOG410PG7W;~InterPro:IPR000719,IPR011009,IPR008271;~PFAM:PF07714,PF00069;~go_function: GO:0004672 - protein kinase activity [Evidence IEA];~go_function: GO:0005524 - ATP binding [Evidence IEA];~go_process: GO:0006468 - protein phosphorylation [Evidence IEA]) gives rise to the protein MPHRFQPLIQRLRKQTASLTHTGGIEIEGEDSRLLSTDDRAPNDEMPCLIRGFPSPPGRPNDQTKQDRFVRIDGGGHGHYLSPRKLRTHLCPNTRLFHWIGLGGKGKRLNGSRALQTEWEQWTESGKMAAVTQKYGEIETVAGLGTHALVLLSHKVQACNPHLDQYYAVKIFRRGSKQTGLDYQRRVSSEYSITSSLHHRNVIETFELPPLGYDDLCECMEYCSGGDLHSLIVASRRLCEEEADCFMKQLMRGILYLHEMGIAHRDLKPENLLLTGRGCLKISDFGNAECFRLAWEDQVHLSTTRCGSAPYISPEQYLPQPLDPRLADVWAAALVYIAMRAGRNPWKSATVKDECFRDYMEDCKVGRHYFLIKDISHGQSRGVLNSMLSIDPAHRPGAAEVLSSQWHQAIRCCQAPNSEPPS